A genomic window from Rhodococcus sp. KBS0724 includes:
- the ectB gene encoding diaminobutyrate--2-oxoglutarate transaminase: MNTVEASIFETLESEVRSYCRDWPAVFSSASGSWIRDENGRDYLDFFAGAGALNYGHNNPVLKSALVDYILSDGITHGLDMSTVAKREFLETFQRTILEPRGLDYKVQFPGPTGSNTVEAALKLARKVTGREAIINFTNAFHGMTLGALSVTGNSMKRAGAGIPLVHSTPMPFDNYFDGVTEDFQWFSRVLDDSGSGINRPAAVIVETVQGEGGVNVARPEWLRALATLCSDREILLIVDDVQMGCGRTGPFFSFEEAGIVPDIVTLSKSIGGYGMPMALTLFKRELDVWGPGEHNGTFRGNNPAFVTSKVALDHYWSDDALTKSTLKKGARISECFANLADQFPGEVSTRGRGLVQGLVFEQPERAGKVCQLAFDEGLLAETSGPSDQVVKLLPALTITDDEIEHGLSILAEATVKVCS, translated from the coding sequence ATGAATACCGTAGAAGCAAGCATTTTCGAAACCCTCGAATCCGAGGTTCGCAGCTATTGCCGTGATTGGCCCGCAGTGTTCAGCAGTGCATCCGGATCCTGGATCCGCGACGAGAACGGCCGCGATTACCTCGATTTCTTCGCCGGCGCCGGCGCACTCAATTACGGCCACAACAATCCGGTGCTCAAATCCGCGCTGGTCGACTACATCTTGAGCGACGGCATCACGCACGGCCTCGACATGTCCACAGTGGCCAAACGCGAGTTCCTCGAGACCTTTCAGCGCACCATCCTCGAACCCCGCGGCTTGGACTACAAAGTCCAGTTCCCCGGCCCGACCGGCTCGAACACCGTCGAAGCTGCACTCAAACTGGCCCGCAAGGTCACCGGCCGCGAAGCGATTATCAACTTCACCAACGCTTTCCACGGTATGACTCTTGGTGCGTTGTCCGTCACCGGTAACTCGATGAAGCGCGCCGGCGCCGGCATCCCCCTCGTGCATTCGACGCCGATGCCGTTCGACAACTACTTCGACGGCGTCACCGAGGACTTCCAGTGGTTCTCCCGCGTCCTCGACGATTCGGGTAGCGGAATCAACCGTCCCGCCGCAGTCATCGTCGAAACTGTCCAGGGCGAAGGCGGCGTGAATGTCGCTCGCCCCGAATGGCTTCGGGCGCTCGCAACACTGTGCTCCGATCGCGAAATCCTCCTGATCGTCGACGATGTCCAAATGGGTTGTGGCCGTACGGGTCCGTTCTTCTCCTTCGAAGAGGCAGGCATCGTTCCGGATATCGTCACCCTGTCGAAGTCGATCGGCGGCTACGGCATGCCGATGGCACTGACCCTGTTCAAACGCGAACTCGACGTGTGGGGCCCAGGCGAGCACAACGGAACGTTCCGCGGCAACAACCCGGCCTTCGTGACGTCGAAGGTTGCACTCGATCACTACTGGTCGGACGACGCACTCACCAAGAGCACCCTGAAGAAGGGCGCGCGGATCAGCGAATGCTTCGCCAATCTCGCCGATCAGTTCCCCGGCGAGGTCTCGACCCGAGGCCGGGGCCTGGTTCAGGGACTCGTCTTCGAGCAGCCCGAGCGGGCCGGCAAGGTCTGCCAACTGGCATTCGACGAGGGATTGCTGGCGGAAACCTCCGGCCCGTCCGACCAGGTAGTGAAATTGCTTCCGGCGCTGACGATTACCGACGACGAGATCGAACACGGCCTGTCGATTCTGGCCGAAGCGACCGTCAAGGTATGCAGCTAG
- a CDS encoding MFS transporter has protein sequence MTTPENSISALEVAESPDVTVTDDASVKRAVKATMLGNAMEWFDFGVYAYLATTIGKVFFPEASGSAQLLSTFAIFAAAFIVRPLGGLFFGPLGDRIGRKKVLATTIILMAGSTFAIGLVPSYESIGMAAPILLVLLRLLQGFSTGGEYGGASTFVAEYAPDKRRGFFASFLEFGTLAGYVAAAGIVTIIQTVVSPEELLQWGWRIPFLIAGPLGLIGLYLRLRLEETPAFQQMEQAEERSLADESTGTKLRETLVDNWRPLVLCIVLVATYNIAHYGLLSYMPTYLTNTLGYDESHGLVLMIVVMLVMMVGISYVGKLSDRVGRKPLLLSGFIGFFVLSLPAYLLIGVGNYVTVFLGLAILGGLLLLFVGVFPSVLPALFPTGIRYGGLAIGYNLAVAIFGGTTPLVLTALESSTGSNLVAPMYMMIAAVVGGIAVLLIPETARKPLDGSPPAVSTNEEARRIIRRVRRKKVAAADNLEV, from the coding sequence ATGACAACACCAGAGAACTCGATCAGCGCTCTCGAAGTGGCCGAATCACCTGATGTCACCGTCACCGACGATGCCTCGGTGAAACGGGCCGTGAAGGCGACCATGCTCGGAAATGCCATGGAGTGGTTCGATTTCGGCGTCTACGCCTATCTGGCCACCACGATCGGCAAGGTGTTCTTTCCGGAGGCCAGTGGCAGCGCGCAATTGCTGTCGACCTTCGCGATCTTTGCCGCGGCCTTCATCGTCCGGCCGCTGGGTGGCCTGTTCTTCGGCCCACTCGGTGACCGCATCGGTCGCAAGAAAGTCCTGGCCACCACGATCATTCTGATGGCCGGCAGCACCTTTGCCATCGGTCTCGTACCGAGTTACGAGTCCATCGGTATGGCGGCGCCGATACTGCTCGTCCTCCTTCGGCTCCTGCAGGGGTTCTCCACGGGCGGCGAATACGGCGGTGCCAGTACGTTTGTCGCCGAGTACGCACCGGACAAGCGTCGTGGCTTCTTCGCCAGCTTCCTCGAATTCGGCACTCTGGCCGGCTATGTCGCGGCCGCCGGTATCGTGACGATCATCCAGACCGTGGTCAGTCCGGAAGAGCTGCTCCAATGGGGCTGGCGCATACCATTTCTCATTGCCGGGCCACTCGGCCTGATCGGTCTCTACCTGCGCCTTCGACTGGAAGAGACACCCGCATTCCAACAGATGGAACAGGCCGAAGAACGTTCTCTCGCCGACGAATCCACGGGAACAAAACTGCGCGAAACGCTGGTCGACAACTGGCGGCCACTCGTTCTGTGCATCGTTCTCGTCGCAACGTACAACATCGCTCACTACGGCCTGCTCAGCTACATGCCGACCTACCTGACCAATACGCTCGGCTACGACGAATCCCACGGTCTGGTTCTCATGATCGTTGTCATGCTCGTGATGATGGTCGGCATCAGCTACGTCGGCAAGCTCTCCGATCGGGTAGGTCGTAAGCCGTTGCTGCTCAGCGGCTTCATCGGTTTTTTCGTATTGTCTCTACCGGCGTACCTGCTGATCGGCGTGGGCAACTACGTCACCGTCTTCCTCGGACTCGCCATCCTCGGCGGACTACTACTCCTGTTCGTCGGAGTGTTTCCCTCGGTGCTTCCTGCCCTGTTCCCGACCGGAATCCGGTACGGCGGCCTCGCAATCGGATACAACCTCGCCGTAGCGATCTTCGGCGGTACCACTCCCCTGGTACTCACGGCTCTCGAGAGTTCGACCGGCAGCAATCTTGTCGCCCCGATGTACATGATGATCGCGGCAGTCGTCGGCGGCATTGCCGTGTTGCTGATTCCGGAGACGGCACGCAAGCCACTCGATGGCTCGCCTCCGGCGGTGTCCACCAACGAGGAGGCACGGCGGATCATCCGCAGGGTTCGACGCAAGAAAGTTGCCGCCGCCGATAACCTGGAGGTATGA
- a CDS encoding nucleoside deaminase, translating into MNTIHLRRAIALAAEASDAGNRPFGAVLIDETGFVIAEGRNEVTSSGDPTAHAELVAIRGAADNSTTNATMYASGEPCPMCSAAMVWAGITQIVFAASEIEFSKILDGGPRFQLGCAEIVASANVEISVTGPVLEAESLAVMQR; encoded by the coding sequence ATGAACACTATCCACCTCCGCCGTGCAATCGCACTCGCGGCCGAAGCCTCGGACGCCGGCAATCGGCCATTCGGCGCCGTACTAATCGACGAGACCGGGTTCGTCATCGCCGAAGGTCGCAACGAGGTGACGTCCTCCGGTGACCCGACAGCTCACGCAGAATTGGTCGCGATCCGCGGCGCCGCAGACAATTCCACCACGAACGCAACAATGTATGCGAGCGGTGAGCCCTGTCCGATGTGCAGCGCGGCAATGGTGTGGGCGGGCATCACCCAGATCGTTTTTGCCGCCTCGGAAATCGAGTTCTCGAAGATTCTCGACGGTGGCCCGCGATTCCAGCTTGGATGTGCAGAGATCGTCGCTTCCGCGAATGTCGAAATCTCTGTTACCGGTCCGGTGCTCGAAGCAGAGTCCCTCGCTGTCATGCAGAGATAG
- a CDS encoding GyrI-like domain-containing protein has protein sequence MTDYEVVVKSVPAVRVAELTGTATSMDPSSIGPVVRGLYDRLGAELERAGLVPTGPAIAYYDDAGDDKNTVVHAALPVETDLSDEYDFTVTDLPAEHRMATLLHTGSMDNCLPAYQALAQWIEQGGYRAAGPSREVTLVFTDDVDGWVTELQQPIAKA, from the coding sequence ATGACCGACTACGAAGTTGTCGTGAAGTCCGTGCCTGCTGTCCGGGTCGCCGAGTTGACCGGCACCGCCACGTCCATGGACCCGTCGTCGATCGGCCCGGTAGTCCGGGGACTCTACGACCGACTCGGCGCCGAACTCGAACGCGCCGGTCTGGTTCCGACGGGCCCCGCGATTGCGTACTACGACGATGCGGGCGACGACAAGAACACCGTCGTCCATGCCGCTTTGCCGGTGGAGACGGACCTCAGTGACGAATACGACTTCACCGTGACCGATCTCCCAGCCGAACACCGGATGGCGACGCTTCTGCACACGGGGTCGATGGACAACTGCCTACCCGCCTACCAGGCACTTGCCCAGTGGATCGAGCAGGGTGGATACCGCGCTGCGGGGCCGAGCCGCGAGGTGACCTTGGTGTTCACGGATGACGTCGACGGTTGGGTGACCGAACTTCAGCAGCCGATCGCGAAGGCCTGA
- a CDS encoding DEAD/DEAH box helicase, with amino-acid sequence MTATTAPVLRDEAERLLRELAGPDASLREDQWTAIEALVVQRKRALVVQRTGWGKSAVYFISAKLLRASGHGPTVIVSPLLALMRNQVASAERAGVRAATINSGNVTEWDDIHARVAANDLDVLLVSPERLNNPDFRDQVLPSLAADAGLVVVDEAHCVSDWGHDFRPDYRRIRTLIAELGDGIPVLATTATANDRVVADVSAQLGVGGEETLILRGGLERESLHLSVVHIPEATARAAWLAQMLDTLPGSGIIYTLTVSAARDLASLLSERGHTVAAYTGQTDPTERESLEQDLLGNRVKALVATSALGMGFDKPDLGFVIHLGAPSSPISYYQQVGRAGRSTDRADVILLPGAEDKQIWSYFASVAFPREHLVRSVIEHLDTEKATSTPALEPLVELNRTRLEMVLKVLDVDGAVKRVKGGWISTGEPWVYDAERYGRLDEARQAEQAAMVEYQSITTCRMTFLREQLDDPGLTPDNSQCGRCDNCTGQRYDTTVDSAALDQTRERLQRPGFDLEPRKMWPTGLSKLGVNLSGKIKEGAESGRILGRLSDLGWGQRLRALLDGPDAEVPDAVVSACISVLAAWDWAERPTGVMALESTTHPLLVSSLAAKLAQVGRLTDLGVLHLRPEHPPVSAANSAYRVSGLVDAWDVPDMSAHSGPILLVDAIADTGWTFTMAARALRQAGAHSILPLALASPK; translated from the coding sequence ATGACCGCCACCACTGCACCCGTACTGCGCGACGAAGCCGAGCGTCTGCTCCGTGAACTTGCCGGGCCAGACGCCAGCCTGCGTGAGGACCAGTGGACGGCTATCGAGGCTCTGGTGGTGCAGCGCAAGCGTGCGCTGGTCGTGCAGCGCACCGGGTGGGGCAAGTCTGCGGTCTACTTCATCTCGGCGAAGTTGCTCCGCGCGTCCGGTCACGGTCCGACGGTTATCGTCTCCCCGCTGTTGGCCCTCATGCGCAACCAGGTTGCCTCAGCCGAGCGAGCGGGGGTGCGAGCCGCCACCATCAATTCCGGCAACGTCACCGAGTGGGACGACATCCACGCCCGAGTGGCGGCCAACGATCTCGACGTTCTGTTGGTCAGCCCCGAGCGTCTCAACAACCCCGACTTCCGGGACCAGGTGCTGCCGTCACTGGCGGCCGATGCCGGCCTCGTTGTGGTGGACGAGGCGCACTGCGTGTCCGACTGGGGTCACGACTTCCGTCCGGATTACCGACGCATACGCACCTTGATCGCCGAACTCGGCGACGGTATTCCCGTCCTCGCGACCACGGCTACTGCTAACGACCGCGTGGTGGCCGACGTCTCGGCACAACTCGGGGTGGGCGGCGAGGAAACACTGATTCTGCGCGGCGGGCTGGAGCGAGAATCGCTGCACCTTTCCGTCGTACACATTCCCGAGGCGACGGCACGTGCAGCCTGGCTCGCGCAGATGCTCGACACCTTGCCGGGTTCCGGCATCATCTACACCCTCACCGTCTCAGCTGCTCGCGATCTGGCGAGCCTGCTGTCCGAGCGCGGGCATACCGTCGCCGCCTACACCGGCCAGACCGACCCCACCGAGCGCGAATCCCTGGAACAGGACTTGCTGGGTAACCGCGTCAAAGCCCTGGTTGCAACGTCGGCTCTCGGAATGGGTTTCGACAAGCCCGATCTCGGGTTCGTGATCCATCTCGGCGCACCGTCGTCGCCGATCTCGTACTACCAGCAAGTCGGCCGCGCCGGCCGTTCCACCGATCGCGCCGACGTCATCCTGCTTCCCGGCGCCGAAGACAAGCAGATCTGGAGCTACTTCGCGTCGGTTGCCTTCCCTCGCGAGCACCTGGTACGCAGCGTGATCGAGCACCTGGACACCGAAAAGGCCACATCGACACCGGCATTGGAACCCCTGGTCGAGCTGAATCGCACGCGCCTGGAGATGGTGCTCAAAGTGCTCGACGTCGACGGCGCCGTCAAACGCGTCAAGGGCGGCTGGATCAGCACAGGCGAACCGTGGGTCTACGACGCCGAACGCTACGGCCGTCTCGACGAAGCCCGCCAGGCCGAGCAGGCCGCTATGGTCGAGTACCAGAGCATCACCACCTGTCGAATGACTTTTCTCCGTGAACAACTCGATGATCCCGGACTCACTCCGGATAACTCGCAGTGCGGACGCTGCGACAACTGCACCGGTCAGCGTTACGACACTACCGTTGACAGCGCAGCGCTCGACCAGACTCGGGAGCGCCTGCAGCGGCCCGGTTTCGACCTCGAACCTCGCAAGATGTGGCCGACCGGACTGAGCAAGCTGGGAGTCAACCTTTCGGGAAAGATCAAGGAAGGCGCCGAATCCGGACGCATCCTCGGTCGCCTGTCGGATCTGGGCTGGGGCCAGCGCCTCCGCGCGCTGCTCGACGGCCCCGATGCCGAAGTGCCGGACGCCGTGGTCAGCGCCTGCATCAGTGTGCTGGCGGCCTGGGATTGGGCCGAGCGACCAACTGGCGTGATGGCACTCGAATCCACCACTCACCCACTGCTTGTCAGCAGCCTCGCCGCAAAGTTGGCTCAAGTGGGGCGACTCACAGATCTGGGAGTGCTGCATCTACGTCCCGAGCACCCGCCTGTCTCGGCGGCAAACTCCGCCTATCGCGTGTCCGGATTGGTCGACGCCTGGGATGTCCCGGATATGAGTGCACACAGTGGCCCGATACTCCTGGTCGACGCAATTGCCGATACCGGTTGGACTTTCACGATGGCTGCCCGCGCATTGCGTCAAGCCGGTGCACATTCGATACTGCCGCTGGCGCTCGCAAGCCCCAAATAG
- a CDS encoding ribokinase, producing the protein MSKPRIVVVGSINMDLTTSVPRFPEPGETLLGTAFATAAGGKGSNQAIAAAKAGGDVTFIGAVGDDGFGTQLRSTLTEAGVDASLLRSVNGASGIAAITVDSAAENSIIVVAGANESVTELTEDDLDAIARADILLCQLEIPLATVVAAVRHARDNATTVILNPSPVQDLPENLINAVDILIVNRTESEQLGPVTDRVAHLVTTLGSGGADLRDHETTAHADSPTVTPVDTTGAGDAFTGAFAVEWVLDRRRALHFAAVAGALATTVHGAAASSPTRSSIERHLQ; encoded by the coding sequence ATGAGCAAGCCCCGCATCGTTGTCGTCGGCAGCATCAACATGGACCTGACCACCTCGGTCCCCCGATTTCCCGAACCCGGCGAAACCCTGCTGGGCACTGCCTTTGCCACCGCTGCGGGCGGCAAAGGCAGTAATCAGGCGATAGCGGCCGCAAAGGCGGGCGGCGACGTCACGTTCATCGGCGCGGTCGGCGACGACGGCTTCGGCACGCAATTGCGCAGCACCCTCACCGAGGCCGGGGTGGATGCGTCACTCCTGCGTAGCGTGAACGGTGCCAGCGGAATTGCGGCCATTACCGTCGACTCCGCTGCGGAAAACAGCATCATCGTTGTTGCGGGCGCCAACGAATCCGTCACCGAGTTGACCGAAGACGACCTCGATGCCATTGCCAGGGCGGACATCCTGCTGTGCCAACTCGAAATACCGCTGGCCACCGTCGTCGCCGCGGTGCGCCACGCCCGAGACAACGCCACCACGGTCATTCTCAATCCCTCACCGGTACAAGATCTTCCGGAAAACTTGATCAACGCCGTCGACATCCTGATCGTGAACCGTACCGAATCGGAGCAGCTCGGCCCGGTCACCGACCGGGTCGCGCACCTCGTGACGACACTCGGCTCGGGTGGTGCCGACCTGCGAGATCACGAGACCACTGCTCACGCGGACTCCCCGACCGTGACGCCCGTCGACACAACCGGCGCGGGCGACGCCTTCACCGGTGCCTTCGCGGTGGAATGGGTACTCGACCGACGCCGTGCCTTGCACTTTGCCGCCGTTGCGGGCGCCCTCGCGACTACAGTGCACGGTGCTGCTGCGTCATCGCCCACCCGATCTTCCATCGAGCGCCACCTCCAGTGA
- a CDS encoding ornithine cyclodeaminase family protein: MTLILNHSDITRLIDRSKIYAAVERAHADLARGAAVNPQPIAMPLPHGGNAIPMTASTAQSSSVKLLSDMPANAARALPTQRSTIILTCAETGECEAVLDGRAITAIRTAAASAVATEYLSRKSSTVLGVVGAGTLAVEHTRAIARIRGIDKVLVWSRSTSTIQTFEERIADLNLAVERAESPRAVTSAVDILCTLTPSHSPIVSGDWFHPGLHVNAVGAPPRGDWREIDSNGMRVASLFVDATSTTLAKSGDALLAIADGAITPDDLRTEIGHVIAGQKPGRTSSDQITLFNSVGIGLQDLVTARVLLSVARAAGVGTELDLTA, encoded by the coding sequence ATGACATTGATTCTCAACCACTCCGACATCACGAGGCTGATCGACCGCAGCAAGATCTACGCCGCAGTCGAACGCGCTCACGCCGACCTTGCTCGCGGTGCGGCAGTCAATCCACAACCGATAGCGATGCCGTTGCCCCACGGTGGAAACGCAATTCCGATGACGGCGTCAACGGCGCAGTCGAGTTCGGTCAAACTTCTCTCGGACATGCCCGCCAATGCCGCTCGCGCACTGCCGACGCAGCGCTCGACGATCATTCTCACCTGCGCCGAAACCGGAGAATGCGAAGCGGTACTCGACGGGCGAGCCATCACCGCGATCCGTACTGCCGCAGCCAGTGCTGTTGCCACGGAATATCTTTCCAGGAAATCGAGCACTGTTCTCGGTGTTGTCGGGGCAGGCACCCTGGCGGTGGAACACACTCGCGCAATTGCACGCATTCGCGGAATCGACAAGGTACTCGTCTGGTCTCGCTCCACGTCCACAATCCAAACATTCGAGGAACGTATCGCCGATCTGAACCTCGCCGTCGAGCGAGCTGAATCCCCCAGGGCCGTCACGTCGGCTGTCGATATTCTGTGCACGCTGACGCCGTCACATTCTCCGATCGTATCGGGCGATTGGTTCCACCCGGGCCTGCACGTCAATGCCGTCGGCGCTCCACCGCGAGGAGATTGGCGCGAAATCGACTCCAACGGAATGCGAGTCGCATCACTGTTCGTCGACGCCACATCGACGACACTCGCCAAGTCGGGAGATGCTCTGCTCGCCATCGCCGACGGCGCCATCACGCCCGATGACCTCCGCACCGAAATCGGACACGTCATTGCCGGACAGAAACCGGGACGCACATCCAGTGACCAGATCACATTGTTCAACTCAGTCGGAATCGGCCTTCAGGATCTTGTCACAGCGAGAGTCTTGCTCTCCGTTGCGCGTGCAGCAGGAGTGGGAACAGAACTGGATTTGACGGCATGA
- the ectA gene encoding diaminobutyrate acetyltransferase, which translates to MKPVDTRAIPTTAPDAVLLRSPQIDDGVRLWQIARDSSVLDLNSSYAYLLWCRDFSATSIVAEVDGRVVGFVSGYTRPSEQETLFVWQVAVDEDQRGKAIAGRMLSSLMDRTAPLGVTHLETTISPDNEASIALFTALARRRDVPISRQSLFSPNNFPDGHEAEDLYRIGN; encoded by the coding sequence ATGAAGCCAGTTGATACGAGAGCTATCCCGACCACCGCGCCGGACGCGGTGTTGTTACGAAGCCCACAGATCGATGACGGAGTCCGGCTCTGGCAGATCGCACGCGATTCAAGTGTGCTCGACCTTAATTCGAGTTATGCATACCTGTTGTGGTGCAGGGATTTCAGTGCAACGTCCATCGTTGCGGAAGTAGACGGACGTGTGGTCGGATTCGTTTCCGGCTACACCCGCCCCAGCGAGCAGGAAACCCTGTTCGTATGGCAGGTGGCCGTCGACGAAGACCAGCGCGGCAAGGCAATTGCCGGCCGCATGCTGAGTTCATTGATGGATCGCACTGCACCACTGGGTGTTACGCACCTGGAGACGACGATCAGCCCCGACAACGAGGCTTCGATCGCACTCTTCACTGCGCTTGCCCGACGGCGCGATGTGCCGATCAGTAGGCAGAGCCTGTTCTCGCCCAACAACTTTCCCGATGGACACGAAGCCGAAGATCTCTACCGAATCGGCAACTAG
- a CDS encoding D-isomer specific 2-hydroxyacid dehydrogenase family protein, whose amino-acid sequence MTTDTSPRVAIGPAPDALLDSAVLRGGGLISPLESADALIWAGSPDSFPTELPPSVRWVQLPSAGIEDWFETGVIPKDTYITWTSAAGAFSSSVAEHALMLLLAGVRHLPAHIEAKTWRQFEFFPKVGTLRGSTVGIIGAGGIGRALIPMLAAQGADSIAVNRSGSPVPGAVATYPAMRMNEIFSRADHFVIAAPATPATRHLVGAAQLAAMKPHSWVINVARGSLLDTDALVDAIATERIGGAGLDVTDPEPLPDGHPLWDLTNAIITPHDSNPPGVRPAAFADHVSKNVTRFANGETLAALVDPIAGY is encoded by the coding sequence ATGACGACTGACACCTCACCACGTGTAGCGATCGGTCCGGCCCCCGATGCACTGCTCGACAGTGCAGTGCTTCGGGGCGGCGGATTGATCAGTCCGCTCGAGTCTGCCGACGCTCTGATCTGGGCCGGATCACCGGATTCGTTTCCGACGGAGTTGCCGCCGTCGGTCCGGTGGGTGCAGCTTCCGTCCGCCGGGATCGAGGATTGGTTCGAGACTGGGGTGATTCCGAAGGACACCTACATCACGTGGACGTCGGCTGCGGGCGCGTTCTCTTCGTCGGTAGCAGAGCACGCCCTGATGTTGCTCTTGGCCGGCGTCAGGCATCTGCCCGCCCACATCGAGGCAAAGACGTGGCGTCAGTTCGAGTTCTTCCCGAAAGTCGGCACGCTGCGAGGTTCCACGGTGGGGATCATCGGTGCCGGCGGGATCGGCCGTGCGTTGATTCCGATGCTGGCCGCACAGGGGGCAGACAGCATCGCAGTCAATCGCAGTGGCAGTCCTGTGCCCGGCGCGGTGGCTACATACCCCGCAATGCGCATGAACGAGATCTTCTCTCGCGCAGATCACTTCGTCATCGCGGCCCCGGCAACGCCCGCAACACGCCACCTCGTCGGAGCGGCGCAACTCGCCGCGATGAAGCCGCATTCCTGGGTGATCAATGTCGCTCGCGGATCCCTGCTGGATACCGACGCGCTGGTGGACGCAATCGCGACCGAACGGATCGGTGGCGCCGGACTCGACGTCACCGATCCCGAACCGCTACCAGACGGCCACCCGCTGTGGGATCTGACCAATGCCATCATCACTCCCCACGATTCCAATCCGCCGGGAGTGCGACCGGCCGCCTTCGCCGATCACGTGTCCAAGAACGTGACGCGGTTTGCCAACGGAGAGACACTCGCCGCACTCGTCGATCCGATCGCGGGCTACTGA
- a CDS encoding ABC transporter permease, protein MSTAVITGIISSGVSFAIPLLVAASGESISERAGVLNLSMEGMMLTGAFASVLATVTTGSPVLGVVAGVIAATVFGIAQAHLSIRLRADQIVIGVAGNALALGLTTFGSRVLLSDGKGQSIDGFHAVDIPVLSDIPLVGPALFGQTLLGYLCIALVIGMAVLFSKRTLPGLTVDAVGEDALSAEWTGLPVRRVRYLCVLLAAAAGGLAGSQLALSEVHSFSDNMTGGLGYLAVVAVIAGGWRILGIVYACMFFGFAQALQFALPALGIDIPYALLVMLPYVIAIVAISGFIGGRSAPSCLTIPYTGNSR, encoded by the coding sequence ATGAGTACTGCAGTGATCACCGGAATCATCTCCAGCGGAGTCAGCTTCGCCATTCCCCTGCTGGTTGCGGCAAGTGGCGAATCGATCAGTGAACGCGCCGGGGTGCTCAATCTGAGTATGGAGGGAATGATGCTCACCGGGGCCTTCGCGAGCGTTCTCGCGACGGTTACCACCGGTTCTCCCGTCTTGGGCGTCGTGGCCGGTGTCATCGCGGCAACCGTCTTCGGTATCGCGCAGGCACATCTGAGCATTCGCCTGCGCGCAGATCAGATCGTCATCGGCGTCGCCGGGAATGCTCTTGCGCTGGGTCTGACCACCTTCGGATCCCGAGTTCTCCTGTCCGACGGCAAAGGGCAGTCGATCGACGGATTCCACGCCGTGGATATCCCTGTGCTCAGCGATATACCTCTTGTGGGGCCGGCGTTGTTCGGTCAGACACTTCTCGGATACCTCTGCATAGCACTCGTCATCGGGATGGCAGTTCTGTTCTCGAAGCGGACGCTGCCAGGTCTCACCGTCGACGCCGTCGGCGAGGATGCACTCTCGGCGGAGTGGACCGGACTACCGGTGCGACGTGTTCGGTACCTGTGCGTCCTTCTTGCCGCTGCCGCGGGCGGTTTGGCCGGCTCGCAACTTGCACTCTCGGAAGTGCATTCGTTCAGCGACAACATGACGGGCGGCCTCGGTTACCTCGCAGTGGTGGCCGTCATCGCAGGGGGCTGGCGGATTCTCGGCATCGTCTATGCCTGCATGTTCTTCGGGTTCGCGCAAGCACTGCAATTCGCATTACCTGCTCTCGGCATCGACATTCCCTACGCACTGCTGGTCATGCTGCCGTACGTCATCGCGATCGTGGCGATCAGCGGATTCATCGGCGGTCGTAGCGCACCGTCCTGCCTGACCATTCCCTACACCGGCAACAGCCGATAA
- a CDS encoding ectoine synthase has protein sequence MIVRTTTEITDTDRDITSEDGNWRSKRIVLGGDRVGFSFHETTIKAGSVNTFHYANHVEAVWLVEGTGKLIDLDNNTEYDLAPGSMYLLNGHERHRVEPDTEMRMLCVFNPPVTGREVHDENGIYPLVEVPA, from the coding sequence ATGATCGTGCGCACCACCACCGAGATCACCGACACCGACCGCGACATCACCAGCGAGGACGGCAACTGGCGCAGCAAGCGCATCGTCCTGGGCGGCGACCGCGTCGGATTCTCGTTCCACGAAACCACCATCAAGGCCGGATCGGTCAACACCTTCCACTACGCCAACCATGTCGAGGCCGTCTGGCTCGTCGAAGGCACCGGAAAGCTGATCGACCTGGACAACAACACGGAATACGATCTCGCACCCGGATCGATGTACCTGCTCAACGGGCACGAGCGTCACCGCGTCGAACCTGACACCGAGATGCGGATGCTGTGCGTGTTCAATCCTCCGGTCACCGGGCGTGAGGTACATGACGAGAACGGAATCTACCCACTCGTCGAGGTGCCCGCGTAG